The genomic region GATATGGATCTCCACTTCATCAAAACCGTACTCCAGTGAATATTTCTCTGCAACGGTCGTGTAGGGGAGTTTGCCTTTTTTACGCACGGGCACGAAACCTATACCCAGTCTGTCCGCCAATACCGAACCAAAAATGAAACCTCTTGCATCGATACCGGCGATGTAGTCCAGTTCATAGCCGAGGTATCGCTCTGTCAGATGATCCATAAGTGTCTTGAAAGCCGTTGCATTGGAAAGCAGGGTAGTGATGTCTTTGAAGACGATGCCCGGTTTGGGAAAATCGGGGATATCTCGGATACTGTCCAAAATGATGGTTTTATCTTCGGGGGAAAGTGTCATAGTGTTTCCTTCTTGTACAATTGAAAAGATTTTAGCATAGATAAGCTAAGGTAAATGGTATCACTATTCATGATGGTGTATGCGAAACTTTCAAATCAATAATGTCATAATGTTGGTTAATGAAATAAATAAGGATCCTAAATGGCATTAGAAAATTTAACCAAAGAGAACTTTGACGAGAAAGTAAGCTCCAGCAATATCGTGGTCATCGACTTCTGGGCACCATGGTGCGGACCGTGTAAACAGTTCGGCCCTATTTTTGAAAAAGTAG from Sulfurovum riftiae harbors:
- a CDS encoding adenine phosphoribosyltransferase, which gives rise to MTLSPEDKTIILDSIRDIPDFPKPGIVFKDITTLLSNATAFKTLMDHLTERYLGYELDYIAGIDARGFIFGSVLADRLGIGFVPVRKKGKLPYTTVAEKYSLEYGFDEVEIHIDAFGENGCCTTGEPSKVLLIDDLMATGGTAKAAVNLIDKVGAHCVEACFIMELAFLNGKEGFSAPVYSVLEIE